A window of Primulina tabacum isolate GXHZ01 chromosome 4, ASM2559414v2, whole genome shotgun sequence contains these coding sequences:
- the LOC142541398 gene encoding bidirectional sugar transporter SWEET5-like, whose amino-acid sequence MVDAETARTIVGIIGNVISFGLFLSPLPTFFKIWKAKSVQAFKPDPYIATVLNCAMWVFYGMPFVHPDSLLVVTINGVGFFIEIFYVTIFFIYSDWPKRKKILLALLIELVFMVVVVFITLVFLHGTKQRSMLIGILCIVFNIIMYTSPLTVMKRVIKTKSVKFMPFYLSLANFLNGMIWFSYALIKFDPYVMIPNGLGSLSGLVQLILYATYYRTTDWDDDGTGSTNQPKIQLQRTNSAAPV is encoded by the exons ATGGTGGACGCAGAAACAGCTAGGACCATAGTCGGGATTATCG gaaatgtgatctcatttggTCTCTTTCTATCCCCTCT TCCGACATTTTTCAAGATATGGAAAGCGAAATCGGTGCAAGCATTCAAACCCGACCCGTACATTGCGACGGTGCTGAACTGCGCAATGTGGGTCTTCTACGGGATGCCCTTCGTTCACCCAGACAGCCTTTTGGTCGTCACCATCAACGGCGTCGGGTTCTTCATCGAGATCTTCTATGTCACCATCTTCTTCATCTACTCTGATTGGCCCAAACGC AAAAAAATCCTTCTGGCTCTGTTGATCGAACTGGTGTTCATGGTGGTTGTGGTGTTTATAACGTTGGTGTTTCTGCATGGTACCAAGCAAAGATCAATGCTCATCGGAATATTGTGTATAGTTTTCAATATCATAATGTACACATCTCCCTTGACCGTCATG AAACGGGTAATTAAAACCAAGAGCGTGAAATTCATGCCATTTTATCTGTCGCTTGCCAATTTTTTGAATGGCATGATTTGGTTTTCATATGCTCTCATCAAGTTTGATCCCTATGTCATG ATTCCGAATGGTCTGGGAAGTTTGTCTGGGCTCGTTCAACTGATACTCTATGCAACCTACTATCGGACCACCGACTGGGACGATGATGGCACCGGCAGCACCAACCAGCCGAAGATTCAACTTCAGAGGACTAACTCAGCAGCCCCTGTCTAA